Below is a genomic region from Pectobacterium polaris.
GCAACCAGATGTAAAAACATCGGGCTATCAACCAAGAGGCGGTTAAAATAGAAAAAGATATGGCTGTCGAGCGTGAGCCAAAAACCATGATTTTCCGGTAGATACCAGGATAAAAACAGACCGATGCCCAACACATTGAGCACTAAAATAGAAGAAAAACGGGCAAATGACATAAGGCTAAATATCCAAACAAAGACGAAAAAACTCCAGTTTAGTCCACGTTAGCTAAACGAGCCTTTAACAATGAGGCTTGTAACGTATTCCATTCTGCTGGTGTTTCATTAATGATTTCGATACGGCTATCAATCGGTGCCATCGATCGGGTTTCTATATGCAGATCGTGTCCCTGACGGTTCACGACGAGCGTCCCTTCTTTTATACGCATCACCCCTTTAACCCGATTCACGGGAGAAAGGCGGACCCAGTCCAGCAGTGCGGCGGTATCAAAAGCGGTCTCAGGGGCGAATATCCAGCCACAGGCGTGGTATCCCTGTCCCTGATTGAGAGAGCGTCGCCAGGATTGACCACTCGGTAATTGCAGCGCAGCCAAGTTATTTTTTGGCTGATGCGCGTGGTGGTGAGCACCATCTGGAAGTTCGCGCATACGCTCTTGCGAGGAAGGGGGGCGAGGCTGATCGAGCAGCTGCTGGTCAACATTTCCCTGACTGGCCTCAATAATTTGTCGACCATCGCCGTTCGCCTGCTGCCACTGCTCTAAGGCAGCGAGATCGTCGGCGGTATAAGTATCGCGCTTGTTGGCGATAATCATGTCAGCGGCGGCAAGCTGATCGCGAAAATTCTCATTTTCCGTGTAACGCGTTTCACTTAACTGGCGAGCATCCAACAGGCACAACGTAGCCTGTAATGTCAGCCAGGGCTGATAGATATCACTTGTCAGCAAGGAGAGAATTTGTTTTGGGTGGCCGAGTCCCGTAGGTTCGATGAGTAACCGATGGGGCTTCTTCTGTTGCAGCAGCATATTCAGGCCAACCTGCATCGGCAAGCCGTTTACGCAGCACATGCAGCCGCCGGGAATCTCTTTCAACACCGCACCGCTGTCTGCCAGTAGCGCACCGTCAATGCCTACTTCACCGAATTCATTGACCAGCACCGCCCAGACTTCGTCTTCAGGCTTTTGCGACAGAAGATGACGAATCGTGGTGGTTTTTCCACTACCCAGAAACCCTGTAATCAAATTGACTTTCGTTAGCATGGCAGGCTCCTAATGCGGGGGAGGGTTGACGTGTGCCGGATAGGTCATCCGGCGACAAGTATTGTGCGGGAAGCACAAGGTAGAATGTTAGTCTGCGCGACCCATGTAGCGACGTTCTGGAATATGAATACGGATTTTTTCACCCGCGCTCAGATATTCTGGAACGGGGATAACCAGACCGGTGCTCATGGTCGCAGGTTTGTTGCGTGAACTGGCAGAGGCGCCTTTAATGCCCGGTGCCGTCTCAACAATTTCCAGATCGACCGTTTGTGGCAGTTCCAGCGCGATGATTTGGCCGTCCCAGCTCAATACCTGAATCCCCGGCATGCCGCCTTCAGGGATAAACAGCAGCTCTTCTTCTATTTGATCTTTTTTGAAGAGGTAAGGCGCGTAATCCTCATCATCCATAAAGACGTATTCGTCGCCGTCAATATAGGAGAAAGTGACCGTGCGGCGTGTCAGCGTGATGGTATCGATAATGTCATCGCCTTTAAAACGCTCTTCCACTTTCAAACCTGTACGGACATCAGAAAAACGCATTTTGTACAGCGTGCTGGCTCCGCGGGCGCTGGGACTCTGGACGTCGATGTCCTTTACCAGCAATAACTTGTCGTTATAGTTAACGACCATTCCGCGTTTAACTTCGTTCGCTCTTGCCATAAAAATTACCTGCTATAAGGAGTGTGATTTTTGTGGCGACACGTTACTCGCGCCGAAGAGTTCAGGCAAGTATATACTCGTCATCCTTCAAATTTCATGTACGTTGGCTACGCTCACTCACCCGAATCACTTACTTGTGTAAGCTCATCGGGATTCCTTCGCTTGCCGCCTTCCTGAAATTTGAATTATTTAGAGTATAAGGAAAAAAGGGCTGATATTGGTTTTTTACGACGGGGCTGCTATCGTGGCGCTCTCTACTTCTTGTCAGCCCACCGGAGAGCTTGCTGATGGACTGTCGCCCCCATTGCGGTGCCTGCTGTATCGCGGCATCGATTTCAACGCCGATGCCGGGTCTGCCGCACGGCAAGCCTGCAAACACGCCCTGTATTCATCTCGATGAGGCGATGCGTTGCGGGCTGTTCCATTCTCCACTGCGACCTGCGGTTTGCGCGGGGCTAAAACCGCGCGCGGATATGTGTTTCAGCCATCGTGATGAGGCGATGATTTATCTGCTGAAACTGGAAGCCGACACCGCCCCTTAATGTGCAGCGATCAGGCGTCTTTGATGCGCCACATACAATAGATAGAACCGGTGATCATCAGCAGCGCGAAGAAGAAGACGGCGTGATAGTTCCAGATTTCAGCAACAATCCCAGCCAGTGAGCCAGAGATGATCCAGCCAACGCGCGTCGTATTGGTAAACAGCGTGGTTGCCGCACCTGCCTGTCCGGGCATCAAGTCCTGAAAATAAAGCATGCCGATTCCGGCCAGAATGCCAATAAAGATCGCGTTCAGTACCTGTAACGCCAGCAGTGCTATTTCGCCATTGAGAACCAGCAAGCCGCCGAAGAACAGTAAACCGGAGGCAACGGCAAGCCGCATCAGGAAGCGTTTACCGAAGCGTTTGGCAACGTAGCCAGCAATCAACATCACCGGAATTTCTAATCCAGCCGCAACGCCCATCATGATACCCGCCAGTTTTTCCGGCAGATGCAGCTCATGCACCAGATACAGCGGCATATTAATGAGGTAAATGCCGTTGCAGGTCCACATCAAGGTACACGCCACGAACAGCAAGAGCGTGTCCCGGCGGTTACGGCGCGGTGATTCCAGCGTAGAAGTGGTCTTTTCCACGGCTTTGGGCATGGAAGGCAGAAAGAGTTTGACCAGAATGCCACATAGGATAAAGACGACCGCGGCGGTCAGATACATCGTTGTGAAGCCGAATCCCAGTGCCAGCGCAAAGGCGATAGGCGGGCCGACAACCCAGGCGAGAGAAATTTGCGCGCGGAGTATGGAGCTGAACATCGCTGCTTCACGACCGGTTTTATCCGCATGCTCCCGCGCCAGCGCAAAAAGCTGCGGGTTCGCAGTCGAGCCAAAGCTGCTCAGCAACACACCGATAAAGAGCAGAATAAAGTAGTTACGGTTCCATGCAAACAGCATGCAGGCGAGTGCGCCCAGCAGGCAGCAGACGAAAATCAGCGATTTGCGATCGCCCTGACGGTCCGAACGCGTGGCCAGCATTTGGCTGACGACAATACCGATAACCGCGCTGCCGGTATAAAACATTCCAACCAAGAAAGGACGAACCTGTACTTCGCTGGAAAGAAAGAGGCTGAGTGTCGGAAGTTGCAGGGCACCGGCCGTTCCGGTCAGGAAGGCAATAACTAAAAATGCTGACGATGTCAGGTCGAGCGGACGTCGCGTTGTGTTTGCAGGAGTGAACATAAATTGATAGCGCTTGGAAAATAGGCAGAGGCTGTCGAGCGCGACATAGTACTCGGGTTTATAATGAAACAGAAATCTTGTTTCATTATTTTTCGTCAGCACGGCTTCAGCCATTCGGTGATTTTTGTTGGCAGGCAGCGCGTTATCCACGTTAAAATGTGCGTGATGTCAAAATTCTGTTACGTCAGCAGCGTAGAAAGCTTGCATAAATGACGTAATAGAATGAGACTTTTGAAACGTTTCAGCGGAATTTTTTTTGAAACGCCCTAACAATCGACACATTTTTTTCTCATAAAAGCTGAAACGATTCAACTTTCAGCAAGAGAGGAGTGCCATGTTCCAGTTGTCACAGCAAGATATTCATTTGGGCGCAGCGGCCAGTACTAAGCAGGAAGCTATCCAGCTTGTTGCTTCAGCACTGACCGAGGCCGGGTGCGTTAACGCAGGGTATGTCGATGGCATGCTACAGCGCGAACAGCAAACATCCACCTATTTGGGAAGCGGCATTGCTATCCCTCACGGCACAACCGATACCCGCGATCTGGTATTGAAGACCGGGGTTCAAGTATTTCAATTTCCTCAGGGTATTTCCTGGGGTGAAGATCAAACCGCCTACGTGGTGTTGGGGATTGCAGCCCGTTCTGATGAACACCTTGCGTTGCTGCGTCAGCTGACTCACGTCCTGAGTGACGATCGCGTAGCGGCACGTTTGGCAAGCACAACGTCAGCAGAAGAACTGCGCAGCCTGCTGATGGGCGAGCAGCAACTAGCGGAGTTCCGCTTTGATACCTCACTGATTACGCTGGATGTGGCGACCGATAATCTGTTGACACTTCAGGCGCTGAACGCCGGTCGTCTTCAGCAGGTTGGGGCAGCAGACGCCAGCTTCGTCAGCACCGCAGTCAGCAACAAGCCGCTGAATCTGGGGCAAGGCGTGTGGTTCAGCGATAGCGCTGTCGGTAACCTCAGCAGCGCGGCTGCGGTGGCACGTCCGGCTACGCCTTTCAGCGTTGACGGCGAAAACGTCGCCTTACTGGTGACGGTAGCTGCGGCTGACGATCAGGCTTTTGCGCCGATCGATTACCTGAGCAACCTGCTGATTGCGCAAAAAGCGGAACGTCTGCTGACGGCTGACGCACCGACGCTGCTGGCCCTTTTGACCAGCGACGTACCGGAAGAAAGTGAAGTGCTGACGGCAGAATTTAGCATTCGCAACGAACACGGCCTGCACGCACGTCCGGGCACCATGCTAGTGAACGTGATCAAGCAGTTCAGCAGTGACATCACCGTCACCAATCTGGATGGCACAGGCAAACCGGCAAATGGCCGCAGCCTGATGAAAGTCGTCGCGCTGGGCGTGAAGAAAGGTCACAAATTGCGTTTCACCGCGAGCGGTAGCGATGCAGAACAAGCGCTAGCCGCTATTGGCGACGCGATTACGTCCGGTTTGGGCGAGGGGGCAGCATGAGCAGGAGAGTAGCCACAATCACCCTGAATCCAGCTTATGACCTGGTTGGCTATTGCCCAGAAGTTGAGAAAGGCGAAGTCAATCTGATTCAGACAGCGGGTCTGCACGCCGCAGGCAAAGGTATCAACGTTGCCAAGGTGCTGAAAGATCTCGGGATTGATGTCACGGTAGGTGGCTTTCTGGGTAAAGACAATCAGGATGGTTTTCAGCAATTGTTCAGCGAGCTGGGCATTGCCAACCGTTTCCAGGTTGTGCCAGGACGTACGCGTATTAATGTCAAATTAACCGAAAAAGATGGCGACGTAACTGACTTCAACTTTTCCGGTTTTGAAGTGACACAGCAGGATTGGCAGCGTTTCGTTAATGATTCGCTGAGCTGGCTGGGGCAGTTCGACATGGTCGCGGTGAGCGGCAGTCTGCCTGCTGGCGTCGATCCGGATGCATTTACCGACTGGATGTCGCGTCTGCGCACGCAGTGTCCTTGCATTATTTTCGACAGCAGCCGTGAAGCGCTGGTGGCGGGACTGAAAGCCTCTCCTTGGTTGGTGAAACCAAACCGCCGGGAGCTGGAGATATGGGCTGGGCGTAAATTACCTACGCTGGCTGATGTGGTGGATGCCGCCCACGCGCTGCGTGAGCAGGGTATCGCGCATGTTGTGATCTCACTGGGTGCGGAAGGCGCACTGTGGGTGAATGCATCGGGTGCCTGGCGGGCATTGCCACCGGCCTGTGATGTGGTAAGTACGGTAGGTGCAGGCG
It encodes:
- the yeiP gene encoding elongation factor P-like protein YeiP; its protein translation is MARANEVKRGMVVNYNDKLLLVKDIDVQSPSARGASTLYKMRFSDVRTGLKVEERFKGDDIIDTITLTRRTVTFSYIDGDEYVFMDDEDYAPYLFKKDQIEEELLFIPEGGMPGIQVLSWDGQIIALELPQTVDLEIVETAPGIKGASASSRNKPATMSTGLVIPVPEYLSAGEKIRIHIPERRYMGRAD
- the fruB gene encoding fused PTS fructose transporter subunit IIA/HPr protein — protein: MFQLSQQDIHLGAAASTKQEAIQLVASALTEAGCVNAGYVDGMLQREQQTSTYLGSGIAIPHGTTDTRDLVLKTGVQVFQFPQGISWGEDQTAYVVLGIAARSDEHLALLRQLTHVLSDDRVAARLASTTSAEELRSLLMGEQQLAEFRFDTSLITLDVATDNLLTLQALNAGRLQQVGAADASFVSTAVSNKPLNLGQGVWFSDSAVGNLSSAAAVARPATPFSVDGENVALLVTVAAADDQAFAPIDYLSNLLIAQKAERLLTADAPTLLALLTSDVPEESEVLTAEFSIRNEHGLHARPGTMLVNVIKQFSSDITVTNLDGTGKPANGRSLMKVVALGVKKGHKLRFTASGSDAEQALAAIGDAITSGLGEGAA
- a CDS encoding CobW family GTP-binding protein, translating into MLTKVNLITGFLGSGKTTTIRHLLSQKPEDEVWAVLVNEFGEVGIDGALLADSGAVLKEIPGGCMCCVNGLPMQVGLNMLLQQKKPHRLLIEPTGLGHPKQILSLLTSDIYQPWLTLQATLCLLDARQLSETRYTENENFRDQLAAADMIIANKRDTYTADDLAALEQWQQANGDGRQIIEASQGNVDQQLLDQPRPPSSQERMRELPDGAHHHAHQPKNNLAALQLPSGQSWRRSLNQGQGYHACGWIFAPETAFDTAALLDWVRLSPVNRVKGVMRIKEGTLVVNRQGHDLHIETRSMAPIDSRIEIINETPAEWNTLQASLLKARLANVD
- the fruK gene encoding 1-phosphofructokinase, which gives rise to MSRRVATITLNPAYDLVGYCPEVEKGEVNLIQTAGLHAAGKGINVAKVLKDLGIDVTVGGFLGKDNQDGFQQLFSELGIANRFQVVPGRTRINVKLTEKDGDVTDFNFSGFEVTQQDWQRFVNDSLSWLGQFDMVAVSGSLPAGVDPDAFTDWMSRLRTQCPCIIFDSSREALVAGLKASPWLVKPNRRELEIWAGRKLPTLADVVDAAHALREQGIAHVVISLGAEGALWVNASGAWRALPPACDVVSTVGAGDSMVGGLIYGLLMRESSEHTLRLATAVSALAVSQSNVGITDRPQLAAMMARVDLKPFN
- the setB gene encoding sugar efflux transporter SetB translates to MFTPANTTRRPLDLTSSAFLVIAFLTGTAGALQLPTLSLFLSSEVQVRPFLVGMFYTGSAVIGIVVSQMLATRSDRQGDRKSLIFVCCLLGALACMLFAWNRNYFILLFIGVLLSSFGSTANPQLFALAREHADKTGREAAMFSSILRAQISLAWVVGPPIAFALALGFGFTTMYLTAAVVFILCGILVKLFLPSMPKAVEKTTSTLESPRRNRRDTLLLFVACTLMWTCNGIYLINMPLYLVHELHLPEKLAGIMMGVAAGLEIPVMLIAGYVAKRFGKRFLMRLAVASGLLFFGGLLVLNGEIALLALQVLNAIFIGILAGIGMLYFQDLMPGQAGAATTLFTNTTRVGWIISGSLAGIVAEIWNYHAVFFFALLMITGSIYCMWRIKDA